The proteins below come from a single Conger conger chromosome 10, fConCon1.1, whole genome shotgun sequence genomic window:
- the LOC133139625 gene encoding stathmin-3-like isoform X1, with product MANTVSAYKEKMKEMSMLSLICSCFTAQPHPNSTYQYGDMEVKPINKRLSGQSFEVILKAPGDLSPDRPLPLSSPPRKKDMSLDDLQKRLEAAEDRRKLQEAQILKQLSEKRDHEREVLHKALEENNNFSKMAEEKLNYKMETSKENREAHLNALKLRLREKERHAAEVRRNKELQADLSG from the exons ATGGCAAACACCGTATCAG CCTACAAGGAGAAGATGAAGGAGATGTCCATGCTGTCGCTGATCTGTTCCTGCTTCACCGCTCAGCCCCATCCCAACAGCACCTACCAGTATGGAG ACATGGAGGTGAAACCCATCAACAAGCGGCTCTCGGGACAGTCCTTCGAGGTGATTCTCAAAGCCCCCGGCGACCTGTCCCCCGACCGCCCCCTGCCGCTGTCTTCGCCCCCCAGGAAGAAGGACATGTCCCTGGACGACCTCCAGAAGAGGCTGGAGGCGGCGGAGGACCGGAGGAAG ctccAGGAGGCCCAAATCTTGAAGCAGCTGTCTGAGAAGCGGGACCATGAGAGGGAAGTGCTGCACAAGGCCCTGGAGGAGAACAACAACTTCAGCAAAATGGCAGAGGAGAAGCTCAACTACAAGATGGAGACCAGCAAGGAGAACCGCGAGGCCCACCTTAATGCACTCAAGCTGAGGCTGCGCGAGAAG GAGAGACACGCCGCTGAGGTCCGCAGGAACAAGGAGCTGCAGGCGGATCTTTCCGGTTGA
- the LOC133139625 gene encoding stathmin-3-like isoform X2 translates to MKEMSMLSLICSCFTAQPHPNSTYQYGDMEVKPINKRLSGQSFEVILKAPGDLSPDRPLPLSSPPRKKDMSLDDLQKRLEAAEDRRKLQEAQILKQLSEKRDHEREVLHKALEENNNFSKMAEEKLNYKMETSKENREAHLNALKLRLREKERHAAEVRRNKELQADLSG, encoded by the exons ATGAAGGAGATGTCCATGCTGTCGCTGATCTGTTCCTGCTTCACCGCTCAGCCCCATCCCAACAGCACCTACCAGTATGGAG ACATGGAGGTGAAACCCATCAACAAGCGGCTCTCGGGACAGTCCTTCGAGGTGATTCTCAAAGCCCCCGGCGACCTGTCCCCCGACCGCCCCCTGCCGCTGTCTTCGCCCCCCAGGAAGAAGGACATGTCCCTGGACGACCTCCAGAAGAGGCTGGAGGCGGCGGAGGACCGGAGGAAG ctccAGGAGGCCCAAATCTTGAAGCAGCTGTCTGAGAAGCGGGACCATGAGAGGGAAGTGCTGCACAAGGCCCTGGAGGAGAACAACAACTTCAGCAAAATGGCAGAGGAGAAGCTCAACTACAAGATGGAGACCAGCAAGGAGAACCGCGAGGCCCACCTTAATGCACTCAAGCTGAGGCTGCGCGAGAAG GAGAGACACGCCGCTGAGGTCCGCAGGAACAAGGAGCTGCAGGCGGATCTTTCCGGTTGA